A part of Sander vitreus isolate 19-12246 chromosome 8, sanVit1, whole genome shotgun sequence genomic DNA contains:
- the dnajb9a gene encoding dnaJ homolog subfamily B member 9a — MATAQSAVTFAVCILMITEIILAKKDYYDILGVPKDATERQIKKAFHKLAMKHHPDKNKSPDAEVEFREIAEAYETLSDETRRREYDQFGYTSAYFSGETQGRHRQGAHQPFSFNFDDIFKDFDIYSQNRHARHRRHFDEHSRYHKESHGRHKRHFGAGIFDDMYDDIERMFTFDRHTKQTDNRFRGASKQHCRTVTQRRGNMVTTYTDCTAS, encoded by the exons ATGGCAACTGCACAGTCTGCTGTAACGTTTGCAGTGTGCATCCTCATGATAACAGAGATAATACTTGCCAAGAAGGACTATTATGATATACTGGGAGTGCCTAAAGATGCTACTGAGCGTCAGATAAAAAAAGCTTTCCACAAGCTTGCAATGAAACATCACCCAGATAAGAACAAGAGCCCTGACGCGGAAGTGGAATTCAGAGAAATTGCTGAAG CTTATGAAACTTTATCAGATGAAACCAGAAGAAGAGAATATGACCAGTTTGGTTACACCTCTGCATACTTTAGTGGGGAGACGCAAGGCAGACATAGACAGGGTGCCCACCAACCTTTCAGCTTCAACTTTGATGACATTTTCAAGGACTTTGACATTTACAGTCAGAACAGGCATGCTCGCCACCGAAGACACTTTGATGAACACTCAAGGTACCACAAGGAGTCCCACGGCAGACATAAGAGACACTTTGGAGCAGGTATCTTTGATGACATGTATGACGACATAGAGCGAATGTTTACCTTTGAcagacacaccaaacagactgaCAACAGGTTTCGTGGTGCATCAAAACAACACTGTAGAACAGTGACACAGCGCAGAGGAAATATGGTAACCACATACACAGACTGTACTGCATCTTAA
- the LOC144522355 gene encoding calcium-independent phospholipase A2-gamma-like translates to MSHKWVSNTSVKVSRTFHSWQTHARQSAASFPLSATSHCRVHVQQPYCYKVGYLSWRHIYHLRITGRKGWLCKANQVRQRLGLHTSTLYLNTSASRWSAGLSQHMSRVRNTLDTVSKAVSGTHTELLSKIARLKPNALKGGKKAEASVESTPKAEESAVTPTPAPTNAAPSSTCTTSKPICISSSVSPISTSAATCEASATTSTHPHNSTKATVTATILTVHKLKEKTQRRVVPAVKASCARKQEEFKPSLSDTESKSTTLTPQTTALFHPSTFSVSLDETYNYLAHHINSYFGSSTKTQDKKVDNVDHSSASSQGQQTSDFMPVSDKTISAAPVTAPSTKKGLGHYLSYSAPTVQAFVGSYIAPLVPKFRTAESKSTAVEEKKTEDAPVKQTEATISKEQKAAEEKAKKLLLQREKIIARVSVDNRTRGLVQALHRASDVRVYINRVEDLSYHLLEFPETSGVAVKEQVIPCLLRLKQANDPGLRAAIREALALVGYHNPVKGRGIRILSIDGGGLRGLVAIQTLHKLEALTGKPIYKQFDYICGVSTGAILGFMLGAFQIPLNECDDLYRKLGSDVFKQNFIVGTVKMGWSHAFYDSEAWENILREKMGSHLLVETSRNPECPKVAAVSTIVNRGTPLKAYVFRNYNLLPGVRSHYLGGCQHQLWQAIRATSAAPGYFQEFTLGNDLHQDGGLLINNPTALAIHECKCLWPNTPLECVVSLGTGRFETPGKNSTTYTSLKTKLTNVISSATDTEEVHAMLDAFLPPGTYFRFNPYMSEDISIDENRHEKLNLLQAEGIRYLERNEEKLKKVARILTREKSSVQRMVDWARLRADMYNMSFKSYKL, encoded by the exons ATGAGTCACAAATGGGTTTCAAATACCTCGGTGAAAGTAAGCAGAACATTTCATTCGTGGCAGACACATGCCCGCCAGTCAGCAGCATCATTTCCCTTGTCTGCTACCTCTCACTGCAGGGTTCATGTACAACAACCTTATTGCTACAAGGTAGGCTATCTCAGCTGGAGGCACATCTACCACCTAAGGATCACTGGGCGTAAGGGATGGCTCTGTAAAGCTAACCAGGTTAGACAAAGGCTTGGACTCCACACCAGCACCCTGTATTTGAACACTTCAGCTTCACGTTGGTCTGCTGGTCTGAGCCAACACATGTCACGGGTCAGGAACACACTGGACACAGTTTCTAAAGCTGTGAGTGGGACACATACAGAACTTCTCTCTAAAATCGCCAGACTCAAGCCTAATGCTTTAAAGGGTGGGAAAAAGGCTGAGGCAAGTGTTGAGTCAACGCCAAAAGCAGAGGAGAGTGCAGTCACGCCTACTCCTGCTCCTACTAATGCTGCTCCTTCTTCTACATGTACTACATCCAAACCTATATGTATCTCATCTTCTGTCAGTCCTATTTCTACTTCTGCTGCTACGTGTGAAGCAAGTGCCACTACCTCCACTCATCCTCACAATTCTACCAAAGCGACTGTCACTGCCACAATTCTGACTGTGCACAAACTTAAGGAGAAAACGCAGAGGCGTGTTGTTCCCGCTGTCAAAGCCAGTTGTGCCAGGAAGCAAGAGGAGTTTAAACCTTCACTGAGTGATACTGAGAGCAAGAGCACAACTTTAACACCACAAACCACAGCTCTTTTCCATCCCAGCACCTTTTCAGTCAGCCTGGATGAGACTTACAACTACCTGGCCCATCACATCAACTCATACTTTGGCAGCAGTACCAAGACTCAGGACAAGAAAGTGGACAATGTTGACCATTCTTCTGCTTCGTCTCAGGGTCAACAAACTAGTGACTTCATGCCAGTGTCTGATAAAACCATCTCTGCTGCTCCAGTTACCGCACCTTCCACCAAGAAGGGTTTAGGACATTACCTGTCCTACTCAGCTCCCACTGTACAAGCCTTTGTAGGAAGCTACATTGCTCCCCTGGTCCCAAAGTTTAGGACAGCAGAGTCCAAAAGTACTGCAGTGGAGGAAAAGAAGACTGAGGATGCACCAGTCAAACAAACCGAGGCCACAATTAGTAAAGAGCAGAAGGCTGCAGAGGAAAAAGCCAAGAAACTGCTGCTTCAAAGGGAGAAG ATCATTGCCAGGGTGAGTGTGGACAATCGAACTCGGGGTCTGGTTCAGGCTCTGCACAGAGCATCAGATGTAAGGGTTTACATCAACAGGGTGGAGGACCTCAGCTACCATCTCCTGGAGTTTCCAGAGACTAGTGGTGTTGCAGTCAAG GAGCAGGTTATCCCTTGCCTCCTGCGTCTGAAACAGGCCAATGACCCAGGCCTGAGGGCAGCCATTAGAGAAGCCCTCGCTCTGGTGGGCTACCATAATCCTGTGAAAGGCCGTGGCATACGGATCCTGTCCATAGATGGAGGAGGGTTAAG GGGGCTTGTTGCAATTCAGACGTTACACAAGCTGGAAGCCCTGACCGGCAAACCCATTTACAAACAGTTTGATTATATTTGTGGTGTCAGCACAG GTGCTATCTTAGGGTTCATGCTAGGTGCGTTCCAAATCCCCCTGAACGAGTGTGATGATCTTTACCGGAAGTTGGGTTCAGATGTCTTCAAGCAAAACTTCATTGTTGGCACTGTAAAGATGGGCTGGAGCCATGCTTTCTATGACAGTGAAGCCTGGGAGAACATCCTCAG AGAGAAAATGGGCTCTCACCTTCTGGTGGAAACTTCAAGAAACCCTGAATGCCCCAAG GTGGCAGCAGTGAGCACCATTGTGAACCGGGGCACTCCTCTTAAGGCCTATGTGTTCAGGAACTACAACCTGCTGCCGGGGGTGCGCTCTCACTACCTGGGGGGCTGCCAGCACCAGCTTTGGCAGGCCATCCGTGCCACGTCAGCAGCCCCTGGGTATTTCCAGGAGTTCACCTTGGGAAATGATCTCCACCAG GACGGGGGTCTGCTGATTAACAACCCCACAGCACTGGCTATCCATGAGTGTAAGTGTTTGTGGCCCAACACGCCCCTGGAGTGTGTGGTCTCACTCGGTACGGGCCGCTTTGAAACTCCTGGCAAGAACAGCACCACCTACACGAGCCTCAAAACCAAACTCACCAATGTCATCAGCAGCGCCACAGACACTGAGG aGGTTCACGCCATGCTTGACGCCTTTCTCCCTCCCGGCACTTATTTCCGCTTCAACCCCTACATGAGCGAAGATATCTCCATCGATGAGAACCGGCACGAGAAGCTCAACTTGCTGCAGGCTGAGGGCATCCGTTACCTGGAGAGAAACGAGGAGAAGCTGAAGAAGGTCGCCCGCATCCTCACCCGAGAGAAAAGCTCCGTCCAGAGGATGGTAGATTGGGCCAGGCTCAGAGCTGACATGTATAACATGTCCTTTAAGTCCTATAAGCTCTAG